The following nucleotide sequence is from Paenibacillus andongensis.
AAATGACTATCTAGTTGTCAGGAACTTCACCAAAAATGACGGTCAATTATTAGCGTCTATTATTTACTTGAATATCCTTGTTGATGAAACAATGTTAAATCAACAAATCATCCGTAAAATGTCAGAAGATCTTCTATACTGGAAGGGACAAGTTGATGAGGCGATTACCGGATCGTTATACTCTCTAGGCGCAGTTAGACTTTTGCCGCATCTAGATGCGGTCGTGAGCATGATCACGGATGCAGGCTTCGTTATTTTTGTTGAAGGTCGCTCCGAGTCATATGGAATGATCTTACCCGGTTATGAGACACGCTCGATCGAAGAGCCAAAGCTAGAACCTAACGTACGTGGTCCGCGCGAGGGGTTCACCGAAGATTTGCAAATAAATTTGGGTATGATTTATCGAAGATTGAAGACATCGGATTTGAAATCCAAATCCTACATTATTGGACATCGGAGTCAAACAAAAGTGTCCGTCTTGTATCTGGATACTCAGGTTGATCATGCCGTTCTAGAAAAATTGATGAGCAAACTCGACGCTATTGACTTGAATGTTCTGGGAGAAAGCGCCCAAATCGAGGAATGGATTCAGGACAATACGTTTTCGCCATTCCCTCAGATTCTAAATACGGAACGCCCTGATCGGATTGTTACCGCCCTGAACAGAGGGAAAATCGCGATCATAACGGACGGAACTCCGATAGCTTTAATTGCCCCCAGCTCATTTTTCGAGATGATGCATCCCAGCGAGGATCTGTACGAAAGGTTTTATTTTGCCAACTTTTTGCGTTTAATACGGTTAATCACGCTGTTCACTTCCCTTTTGGGGCCTTCTTTATACATCGCGCTGACTACATTCCATCTGGAAATGATCCCTACACCGCTAATGATGGCCTTCCTTTCTGCTAAAGCGGGGATCCCCTTTCCGAGTTTTATTGAAGCTTTCATCATGGAGGTGGCTTTCGAAGTGCTGCGTGAAGCCAGCTTGCGGCTGCCTCGCGCTATCGGCCAATCTGTCAGCATCGTAGGTGCTCTCATCATCGGAGAAGCAGCGGTACAGTCGGGAATCGTTTCCCGTCCGGTTGTGATTGTAGTTGCCATGACAGGAATTGCTTCCTTTACAATTCCGTCTTTTAGTACAGCCATTGCTTTGCGAATGTTACGGTTTCCTCTCATGCTTCTTGCAGCTTCTACAGGTGTCTTTGGGCTCTCTCTGGGATTGTTCGCAATCCTTTTACATCTATGTTCCTTACGGTTCTGTGGAGTACCCTTCTTAGAACCGGTCGATTCTGAAAGCTTAAAAAATACATTTAAGAAATTCATCCTC
It contains:
- a CDS encoding spore germination protein; amino-acid sequence: MELRQEPISTSVSRNVEKISQYFNQNDYLVVRNFTKNDGQLLASIIYLNILVDETMLNQQIIRKMSEDLLYWKGQVDEAITGSLYSLGAVRLLPHLDAVVSMITDAGFVIFVEGRSESYGMILPGYETRSIEEPKLEPNVRGPREGFTEDLQINLGMIYRRLKTSDLKSKSYIIGHRSQTKVSVLYLDTQVDHAVLEKLMSKLDAIDLNVLGESAQIEEWIQDNTFSPFPQILNTERPDRIVTALNRGKIAIITDGTPIALIAPSSFFEMMHPSEDLYERFYFANFLRLIRLITLFTSLLGPSLYIALTTFHLEMIPTPLMMAFLSAKAGIPFPSFIEAFIMEVAFEVLREASLRLPRAIGQSVSIVGALIIGEAAVQSGIVSRPVVIVVAMTGIASFTIPSFSTAIALRMLRFPLMLLAASTGVFGLSLGLFAILLHLCSLRFCGVPFLEPVDSESLKNTFKKFILLPARYRSSSSYKRK